DNA sequence from the Candidatus Binataceae bacterium genome:
GATGGCTCCGCCCGCGCTTCACCATCATATAGCCGACGAAGACGAAACAACCGCGATTTTTCTCTGAGCGAACCCGCTAGACTCATCGCTCGATGCCGATCCTTCTCCCGTTCCATCATTCGCGATCGCGAGGCCGTGGCCGTCGTGCATGGTTCGCGCCGCTTTTCCTCTTAAGCGCGATCCTCAGCGGATGCGACATCGGCTACTTGGCGCGCGCCGCGTGCGAGGAGAGCCGCCTGCTCTGGCATCGGCAGCAGATCACGACGGTGCTCGCCAAGCCCGATCTCACGGCGGACGTTCGCGCGAAACTCGAGACGGTGCTGGCCGTGCGCAAGTTCGACGAGGATCAGCTCGGGCTGCGGGTCGGCGGCGCGTATGCGACCGTGACGAACGTCGATCAGCGCGCCGTCGTCTGGGTCGTGATGGCGGCGCCGCGCGATTCGCTGACGCCCTACACCTGGTGGTTTCCGATCGTCGGCAACGTGCCCTACCGCGGCTATTTCGACAAGTCGGCCGCCGAAGCCGAGGCCGCCGCGCTGGAGGCGCGCGGCTACGATACCTACGTCCGCTCGGCCATCGCCTTTTCGAGCCTCGGCTTCTTCAACGATCCGCTGCTCTCGAGTCTCCTCGCGCTCGATCGCGTCGAGTTGGCGGGGGTCATCACGCACGAGCTGTTCCATCGCACCTACTTCCTTGCCAGCGACATCATGTTCGACGAGACCGCGGCGACATGGGTCGGCAGCCGTGGCGCGCTGGAATTTTTTTCGCACACCGAGGGCGCTGAGTC
Encoded proteins:
- a CDS encoding aminopeptidase, encoding MPILLPFHHSRSRGRGRRAWFAPLFLLSAILSGCDIGYLARAACEESRLLWHRQQITTVLAKPDLTADVRAKLETVLAVRKFDEDQLGLRVGGAYATVTNVDQRAVVWVVMAAPRDSLTPYTWWFPIVGNVPYRGYFDKSAAEAEAAALEARGYDTYVRSAIAFSSLGFFNDPLLSSLLALDRVELAGVITHELFHRTYFLASDIMFDETAATWVGSRGALEFFSHTEGAESPDAIAARGVYESDLKFGAFLQNEEARLLRLYDSGLPREEILARRGELFSQINADYAKLKPSLSGLERFDLDTIKLNNAVLLNYLIYFHQLETFAALERLHHGDVRATIAAIIALAKSEPSDPFYAIWQATLNAPPS